A window of Candidatus Zymogenus saltonus genomic DNA:
TTCTCCTTATCTCAGGGCGTGGAGGAACCCGGAATCGTCGCCGAAGTAGACCGTCTTGTCCTGGACCATGGGCGATGAGCGGATAGGCTTTTCCACCCTGTACTGCCATCTCATTCCCCCGTTGTCTACCCTCAGGGCGTAGAGCCTGCCGTCGTCACCGCCGAAGTACACGGCGCCGGCGCAGACGGCGGGAGATGTCGCGATCTTGTCCTCGGTGAAATATTGCCACCTGGGCATCCCCGTCCTTGCGTCAAGGGCGTAGAAGCGGCCGTCGTCGCTCCCGAAGAAGACCGTATTCCCCGACACGGCCGGGGAGGACTTCACGTCGTCCTCGGTCTTGAAGCGCCATATCAGCTGGCCCATGTTGGTCTCCACGGCGTAGAGGTGGTCGTCGTCGCTCCCGAAATAGACGACGCCGCTTGACACTGCGGGGGAGGACTCGATGTTTCCCTCCGCCTTGAAGCCCCACATCATCGCCCCGGTCCACTTGTCGAGCCTGTAGAGCGTGCCGCTGTCGCACCCAAAAAATATTGCGCTCCCGACTACTGAGGGTGAGGATTTGATATTATCCTCGGCCTTGAAGCTCCATCTCAGGACGCCTGTCTGGGAGTCGACCGCGTAGAGGAGACCGTCGTCGCTCCCGAAGTAGACGACTCCCTCGGACACTACGGGCGACGACCTGATCTTTCCCTCCGTCTTGAACGTCCATCTCACGACCCCCGTTTTTTTGTCGATGGCGTAGAGCCTCTCGTCGTCGCTGCCGAAGTAGACGATATTTCCCGCAACCGCCGGGGAGCTTGAAATTTCGTCCTCGGCGGTAAACCTCCACTTCAGAAATCCGGACCTTGCATCCACAGCGTAGAGGTTCTTGTCGCTGCTGCCGAAATATACTATCCCTTTTGATACCGTCGGGGTCGAGCGGACGGCGTCTTCCGCCCTGAAGCTCCACTTGATCTGACTTAATGAGTAGACAGCCTTCGTGTGAAAGACGCCGGTCCTGTCGGGGCGGTTTCTGAACATCGTGTATGTGGAGTTGATCTTCTCGGCCCCGGAGAAGAGGAGGGCCCAGGCCGTGCCAAGGGCGGCCAGGACTAAAACGGCCTTGAAATATCTTCTTAACATCTTTTCCTCGTCGATATTGTATTTCTAAAGGACAAATATACTTGTTTGAGAGGAGGATGTCAATACGTTTGGTTTTTTGAGATTGGTGTAAAAACCTTAATCCAAATAGAAATGAATACAGCTCGTTCTATAAACTTATATTTTTACAGATTCTTTTTATTTTTTAATAAAAGAGAGGATGTGATTTTTATGCCACCATAATTGAATTAGTTTAAAACTATAGAAGCAAAATGGATGCTCATGAATATTCGTTCATGTGGCGTAAGTTATTAATTTTTTTTAAGGAGTATACTAAAATGACTAAAAAAGTTATTACAAAACTCTGGGGTGTTAACCCGGTTCCGGTTTTAACAGCCCCATCAATGGATGAGACCTCAACTTGGGGTTCATTTACAACAACCGGTATCAATTCGGTTGTTGTAACTTTTCTTTGGTTTTCAAAGGAAAGTTAATGTCTTTGTGAACGGAGGGGTATACCCCTCCGTTCACTTTGAATCCATTGTACGTTTTTCTTGAATTTCATATTAAAGAAACTGATACACGACTTCATGGAGTTCGAGGGGCGGAAAGTAGTTATATGGAAGGGTGCTATAAAAAAAGGGGGACAATCGCTGCCCCCCTTTTTTGGGTTAACTTTTTGGGATTGATACTTTTAAGTCAATCCCTTGTCGTCTTAGAAGTCTATCTTGTCAATACGACCCTTACTTACCGATTATGGCTACGGAGCAGACGCTCATTGCCGGGAATCCGCCGAGGTTGTGGGTAAGGCCCAGCTTCGGGTCTTTGATCTGGCGGTCGCCCGCCCTGCCGTTGAGCTGGTTGTACATCTCGTAGAGCATTCTCAAGCCGGATGCGCCGATCGGGTGCCCGAAGCACTTGAGGCCGCCGTCCGGCTGGCACGGGATCTTCCCGTCGAGGTTGTAGAATCCGTCGTTGATGTCGTCGATAGCCTTGCCTCTGGGGGATATCTGGAGATCCTCGTACGTGGCGAGCTCGGTGATGGAGAAGCAGTCGTGGACCTCCATCATGCTTATCTCGTCCCTCGGGGTTTTGACTCCCGCCTCTGCGTAGGCCTTGGCGGCGGCGCGGGTGGTCGTCTCCACGTGGGCGCCGTCCCAGTTGTCATACCACATCTCCTCGCCCGACGTAATGGCGATCTGCAGGGCCTTTACGAGGGTCGGATCCTCGTTCGGCTTGATCTTCTTTGCGATCTCGGGCGTGGTGACGATGGCGCAGGCCGCCCCGTCCGACACGCCGCAGCAGTCGAAGAGTCCCAGGGGCCATGCTATGATCGGCGCCGATAAAATCTGGTCGACGGTTACCTCTTTTCTGAGGTGAGCCTTCGGATTTTTCGCCCCGTTTGCGTGGCTCTTTGCCGAGATCTTGGCGAGCGCCGTCTTGAGGTCTTCGGGGGATACGTTGTATTTTGCGCAGTAGCCGGTGGCCATCAGCGCAAAGGAGCCCGGCGCCGTGGCGTTGGGCATGATCAGCCTGTTGAATGTCCCCATGGCGGTACCGAAGTCGGGAAGACCTCCGTAGCCTGTGTCCTTGAGTTTTTCGGCTCCCATGGCCAGGGCGATGTCCGCCGCCCCCGAGGCCACGGCGTATACCGCTCCCCTGAAAGACTCGGTTCCGCTGGCGCAGAAGTTCTCCACGCGTGTGGCCCCAATATAGGGGAGCTTTAAGGTCATGGGAAGGGAGATGGCGCTCTTCCCCACGTTGACCTCATCGAAGCATGAGCCGAACCATGAGGCGTCGATATCCTTTTTCTCGATCTTGGCGTCCTCCATACACTCTGTATAGGCCTCCACCATTAGGTCTTCGGCCTGTACATCCCAGCGTTCCCCGAACCTTGTGCAGCCCATCCCGAGGATGGCTACTTTATCCTTTATTCCGCTTGCCATTTTATCTTTCCTCCATCCTTACTTTATTTTTTAATTTTCGGTTACCGGTACAGCCTTCCAGAAGTAGCCGTGTATTCCCCTCTTGTCGTCGTAATATTTTCTCCTGAAGGACAACTTTACCTTTTGGCCGACCTTGACGTCTTCGAGCTTGCAGTCGGTGAAGTCGGTCCAGAGCCTGCCTCCGCCCTTGAACCTGACGATGCCGTAGATTTGAGGCGGATCGAACGAGAAGGAGAGCATATCGCCGGTGTATGAAAAGATCGTCCCCTCCTTGTCGGAGAAGCGGTAATCTTCCATCTGGTCGATCGAGCCGCAATCCGGATTTACGCAGATCCTCTGGGGTGGAAACTGGGGAGTGTCGCAGTCTTTGCACTTCGTTCCAACGAGCCCCATGACGGCCCTTCTGTTTCTCCACAGCGTGCTGAATGCGGTGAAGGCCTGATCCTCGCCGCGGATTCCCAGCTCCATCGGGATCAGCTTCCTGAATACGGCGTACTTCTCGTACGGGGCGAGGTCCGCCCTGTTGGCGAGACAATTCTTGATTCCTTTGATTCCCTTGAGCTTCTTGATGTTGTCGGTCACCTCGAAGAGGAGGGCGTCCGACCCGCTCCCGAAGCTCGCCATGATGATCTTGTCTCCGGGCTTGGCGTCGGCAAGGGCGCTTGCCATCATCACAAGGGGATGCGCCGCTCCGGTGTCTCCCGTCTCGGCGTGCATGTTGCCGTGGATTGCCTCCGGCTTGATGCCCAGTTTCGTGCCGAGCTTGGCGTGGTCGCGTCCAAAGTAGCACGGGTAGACCACCTTTGCAATGTCTTCCGCCTTTACCTTGGTCTTTTCAAGAAGTCCCTTGAGCGCCTCTGGGATTATCTTGGAGTAGCCCATATCCCTGATCCAGCGCTCTTCCCAGGTGCGGTCAAATGGGGCGTCGTCCGACCTGAAGTGATCCACAAAGTCGTAAGAGACCGAGTAAGATCCCTTAAACTCAGCGATTACGTCTTTGTTCCCCATAACGAGACAAGCCGCACCGTCTCCGTAGAACTGCTCGACCATGCTTCCCATCCTTCCCATGCGGTGGTCGGATGCAAGGACCATGATATTTTCTGCCTCTCCGGCCTTAACGGCGTCAAGCGCCGCTAACGATGCCGTAGTTCCAGATTTTACCGCCTCGGCGAAATCCGCAAATCTTATGTTGTCTCTAAGATCCATAGCCGATGCCGCTATTCCGGCGCAGGAGCGCTCCTTGTACGGCAGCGTTGTGGACGCCATGTAGACTCCGTCGATCTTTTCCCTCGCAATACCGTTCAGGGCGTCCAGGCCCGCCGCCACGGCCATAGTGATGCTGTCCTCATCGTAGTTGGCCACGGACTTTTCCCCCTGAGCAACGGCAATGGTCACGGGATTAAACCACCCCATCGCACCGAAAACGGTGCCGCGGTTTAACCTGTACCTCGGAATGTAGCCTCCGTATGAAGTTATTCCAACCATGTTCATCTTCTCCTTTTAATGAATTTCAACATCCTGCCATTGATTGCATTTCTTAAAAATAGCGGAAACAATACCTGTTTCTGTCTAACCTTGAATCGCTATAATTCACAAATTTATTGATGTCGATAAGAAAACTGAATATTCTTCGGAAGTATTTAAGTATAAGTCGAGCGTTTTGTCAAGCATTTTCGTAAAAATGATTTTATTTAATGATATTTATCACTTGACAAAAAGAAATCATAAAAATATAATTGAGCAGCACTCAAATGATGTGAAACAAGGCCCTCTATTTGGATTTGTAAATGCCTGAAAAGACAAAGAAAATGAATGATGTTCAGAAAGACCTGAAAAGCATCGCCAGGGGTCTCAAGAACAACAAAGAGGGGGGAGACAAAAAGGAGAGAATACTTGCCGCGGCGGAGATGATCTTTGCCGAAAAGGGATACTTCGAGACCACCATATCCGAAATAGCCAAAGAGGCCGGCGTTGCCGAGGGCACGATATACGAGTACTTCGAGAATAAGAAAGACCTCCTTTTCGCGGTTCCAGAGCAGAACACGATGGAATACGCCGACTTCGTTCTAAATCACCTTCAGGGGATAAAGGGGGCCACAAACAAGCTAAGAAAGATAATCTGGTGTCAGCTCCACTACTTCAGGACCCACAAGAACTACACCAAGATAGTGACCCTCGAGATAAGGAGGGGGCCCGACTATTTCAAGAGCAAGGCCTACGAAAACCTGAAGCTCTATTCAGACCTGATACTCTCCATCGTTCGGGAGGGGATCAGAGACGGGGAGATCGCCCCAGACGTAAGTCCGCACATCACCAGAGACATGATATTGGGGACAATCGAGCATATATCAATCCCTTGGATTGTCTTCGGGCGAGAGATTCCCATAGAAGACCTCGTGGAGGATATCTGCAGGATTATATTCTCCGGTCTCTTCATAAAAGAGAAGACCTTCAAGGTAAACATGAACGGGATAATGACCGGTTTTGACGATGTTCAGAGTTAGAATGTGGATAATGTAGCTCACTCTATATTTCTTATCATAGGAGGCTTTTATGGCAGACAAATCAAAAGTGGGAATGGAGTTTCCCGAATTCACATTCGAGGTGGAAAAGGGAAAGATCGCCGAGTTCGCCATGGCGATATCGCAGAAAGAAGGCAAGGACCAGGTGGATCAGGTCTACGCGGATAAAGATGCCGCAAAAAAGGAGGGTTACAACGACATTATAGCACCACCCACCTTTCAAACCTGCTTTGTCCTTTGGGCCGGAGGCGGACTTATGCCGATGATAACGGCATTGGGGATTAATCTCGGAAGATTGCTTCACGGCGAAGAGGAATACGAGTATTTTAACCCGATTCACCCTGGGGATGTGATTTCATGCAAGTCCAAGGTAACGGACATGTATGAAAAGGAGAAGAAAAACAAGCCCGGAAAGTTTATGGAGTTCACCGTGCTCGAGACAGAGATGAAAAACCAGAAGGGTGAACTT
This region includes:
- a CDS encoding hydroxymethylglutaryl-CoA synthase family protein; translated protein: MVGITSYGGYIPRYRLNRGTVFGAMGWFNPVTIAVAQGEKSVANYDEDSITMAVAAGLDALNGIAREKIDGVYMASTTLPYKERSCAGIAASAMDLRDNIRFADFAEAVKSGTTASLAALDAVKAGEAENIMVLASDHRMGRMGSMVEQFYGDGAACLVMGNKDVIAEFKGSYSVSYDFVDHFRSDDAPFDRTWEERWIRDMGYSKIIPEALKGLLEKTKVKAEDIAKVVYPCYFGRDHAKLGTKLGIKPEAIHGNMHAETGDTGAAHPLVMMASALADAKPGDKIIMASFGSGSDALLFEVTDNIKKLKGIKGIKNCLANRADLAPYEKYAVFRKLIPMELGIRGEDQAFTAFSTLWRNRRAVMGLVGTKCKDCDTPQFPPQRICVNPDCGSIDQMEDYRFSDKEGTIFSYTGDMLSFSFDPPQIYGIVRFKGGGRLWTDFTDCKLEDVKVGQKVKLSFRRKYYDDKRGIHGYFWKAVPVTEN
- a CDS encoding PQQ-binding-like beta-propeller repeat protein, whose amino-acid sequence is MLRRYFKAVLVLAALGTAWALLFSGAEKINSTYTMFRNRPDRTGVFHTKAVYSLSQIKWSFRAEDAVRSTPTVSKGIVYFGSSDKNLYAVDARSGFLKWRFTAEDEISSSPAVAGNIVYFGSDDERLYAIDKKTGVVRWTFKTEGKIRSSPVVSEGVVYFGSDDGLLYAVDSQTGVLRWSFKAEDNIKSSPSVVGSAIFFGCDSGTLYRLDKWTGAMMWGFKAEGNIESSPAVSSGVVYFGSDDDHLYAVETNMGQLIWRFKTEDDVKSSPAVSGNTVFFGSDDGRFYALDARTGMPRWQYFTEDKIATSPAVCAGAVYFGGDDGRLYALRVDNGGMRWQYRVEKPIRSSPMVQDKTVYFGDDSGFLHALR
- a CDS encoding TetR/AcrR family transcriptional regulator, translated to MPEKTKKMNDVQKDLKSIARGLKNNKEGGDKKERILAAAEMIFAEKGYFETTISEIAKEAGVAEGTIYEYFENKKDLLFAVPEQNTMEYADFVLNHLQGIKGATNKLRKIIWCQLHYFRTHKNYTKIVTLEIRRGPDYFKSKAYENLKLYSDLILSIVREGIRDGEIAPDVSPHITRDMILGTIEHISIPWIVFGREIPIEDLVEDICRIIFSGLFIKEKTFKVNMNGIMTGFDDVQS
- a CDS encoding MaoC family dehydratase N-terminal domain-containing protein; amino-acid sequence: MADKSKVGMEFPEFTFEVEKGKIAEFAMAISQKEGKDQVDQVYADKDAAKKEGYNDIIAPPTFQTCFVLWAGGGLMPMITALGINLGRLLHGEEEYEYFNPIHPGDVISCKSKVTDMYEKEKKNKPGKFMEFTVLETEMKNQKGELVIKGRSTLVER
- a CDS encoding acetyl-CoA acetyltransferase gives rise to the protein MASGIKDKVAILGMGCTRFGERWDVQAEDLMVEAYTECMEDAKIEKKDIDASWFGSCFDEVNVGKSAISLPMTLKLPYIGATRVENFCASGTESFRGAVYAVASGAADIALAMGAEKLKDTGYGGLPDFGTAMGTFNRLIMPNATAPGSFALMATGYCAKYNVSPEDLKTALAKISAKSHANGAKNPKAHLRKEVTVDQILSAPIIAWPLGLFDCCGVSDGAACAIVTTPEIAKKIKPNEDPTLVKALQIAITSGEEMWYDNWDGAHVETTTRAAAKAYAEAGVKTPRDEISMMEVHDCFSITELATYEDLQISPRGKAIDDINDGFYNLDGKIPCQPDGGLKCFGHPIGASGLRMLYEMYNQLNGRAGDRQIKDPKLGLTHNLGGFPAMSVCSVAIIGK